Proteins from a genomic interval of Anaerolineae bacterium:
- a CDS encoding glycosyltransferase family 39 protein has translation MMLTQIPSFFTQKQRLWVVIFLFVAAFGLRLYHINELSLNFHVLRQHHSAIIARGYYFERLDSIPEWRKITAVKNKQNMAILEPRIIEWIASLGYQIFGRENLRIPQIMSSLFWVIGGIFLYLIAGKITFTDAALCATAFYLFLPFGVTASMSFLPDILMLMMLLVSIFVILCYYEQPSGCKLFLATLTAAVAIFIKPICIFLIFGSFISLAISQQGLRRSVRHQDFWIFVLISLSLAVLYYFFYGVFIVGFVKGQVQLNQLGLLGGSFFWKAWFTMIWRTVGYVAIIGSLFGLLVIHSGLPRALLFGLWIGYFIFGLVFNFKVSSFDYYQIQIIPIVALSLGPVGALIFNSLRQACTVRHCRIIIFEILLLAVILGMYQARLRILDPDFKVEEARIAKDIGEIVNHSTGTIFLTSQSGKLLQSRI, from the coding sequence ATGATGCTAACTCAGATCCCATCCTTTTTTACCCAAAAGCAGCGTTTGTGGGTGGTTATTTTTTTATTCGTTGCCGCTTTTGGGCTTCGGTTGTATCACATCAATGAACTCTCGCTCAATTTTCATGTTCTGCGTCAGCATCATTCGGCGATTATTGCCAGGGGATACTATTTTGAACGCCTAGACTCAATTCCTGAATGGCGGAAGATAACCGCCGTTAAAAATAAACAAAATATGGCAATCTTAGAACCTCGCATTATAGAATGGATTGCCTCTTTAGGGTATCAAATTTTTGGCCGGGAGAATCTTCGTATTCCCCAGATTATGTCCTCTCTGTTTTGGGTAATTGGCGGCATTTTCTTGTATTTGATTGCCGGCAAAATAACTTTTACCGATGCCGCGTTGTGCGCAACAGCTTTTTATCTTTTTTTGCCTTTTGGTGTCACGGCCAGCATGAGTTTTTTGCCAGATATTTTGATGCTTATGATGTTATTAGTTAGCATCTTTGTGATATTATGTTATTACGAACAACCGTCAGGATGTAAGTTGTTCCTGGCTACTCTGACTGCCGCCGTGGCCATTTTTATTAAGCCTATTTGTATATTTTTAATATTTGGGAGTTTTATCTCGCTTGCTATCTCTCAACAGGGTTTGCGACGGTCGGTACGCCATCAAGATTTTTGGATTTTTGTTTTGATAAGCTTATCACTCGCTGTACTCTATTATTTTTTCTACGGGGTGTTTATTGTTGGTTTTGTCAAAGGACAGGTTCAACTCAATCAGTTAGGTTTGTTGGGAGGATCATTTTTTTGGAAAGCCTGGTTTACTATGATTTGGCGAACGGTGGGGTACGTAGCCATTATCGGTTCACTCTTTGGCCTGTTAGTTATTCATTCGGGATTGCCGCGAGCTTTATTATTTGGTTTATGGATTGGATATTTTATCTTTGGATTGGTCTTTAACTTTAAAGTATCTTCTTTTGATTATTATCAAATACAAATTATTCCCATTGTAGCGCTTTCTTTGGGTCCCGTGGGAGCCTTGATTTTTAATAGTCTCCGCCAGGCATGCACAGTACGGCATTGCCGGATTATAATTTTCGAAATTCTTCTATTAGCGGTGATTCTGGGGATGTATCAAGCGCGTTTGAGGATTTTAGACCCTGATTTTAAAGTGGAAGAGGCGAGAATAGCTAAAGATATTGGCGAAATTGTTAATCATAGTACCGGAACCATTTTTCTTACCTCTCAATCTGGAAAGTTACTCCAATCTCGCATTTAG
- a CDS encoding phospholipid carrier-dependent glycosyltransferase, translated as MNRSRKWLPVGLFVLWTFFVLGSFFAVPEQKPFSAENVLAVGNSLLNLLAAGWLVLIALTMGDWILRRLRLDLSFIETLVLGTGLGLGMLGLLSLAVGLVGFFQPIVAYGITIALSVIFAPQIARLFRQWRRWRPQNFPPLWPAIYCLLIASFVLFIALLPPTDWDGLFYHLTGPKLYLQAGSIIGGIDIPHLNFPSLMEMLFAWAMLLRGDIAAKLLHACFGFLLAGLVYLTACRFLNKKAGWLAVLIFAGMPMVSILAGWAYNDLALAFYQFAALYAFISWKNSESSANHKSQIGESNQREQASGAGTKQFTIYNLQFTINNSPFSWLIFSGVFAGLAMGLKYTGFVTPLVIGGLILWYTYRDSPVTSRVSRLTRHALRSITNLAVFILPALLVALPWYLKNWTFTGNPVYPFLYHLFGGQYWDSFRADWYAAAGTGIGWQPIDFQSISSKLLPTGTDISLSSTQEHYLNLAITLLTLPWLLTLGVRDMNFWDGRAGPLLLVFLPLIVWAGFSRRSAHRPVASGPLLIYALAYFAFWTLGVVWSRSLWQSRLLLPALVVLAPVVGWLWAGLSNFDLPHFSLRRFVNIVIGLTLALTVMDVGLFTLKVNPLPYLVGLETRDAYLTRRLGPHHVTMQKINQVLPAEATIVFLWEPRSYYCQRDCRPDSILDTFPHLVQQYGSAAAIARAWQQAGVTHVLLHRSGLQFVLHESPEVVDKTVLAALETHFLRPVFEVAGAYQVYEVVEVP; from the coding sequence ATGAACCGGTCGAGAAAATGGCTGCCGGTAGGCTTGTTTGTATTGTGGACATTTTTTGTGCTTGGCAGCTTTTTTGCCGTTCCTGAACAGAAACCCTTTTCCGCGGAAAACGTGCTGGCTGTTGGCAACAGCCTGCTTAACCTGTTAGCAGCTGGCTGGTTGGTGCTTATTGCCTTGACAATGGGGGACTGGATCCTGCGACGATTGCGCCTTGACCTCTCTTTTATTGAAACGTTGGTGTTGGGTACAGGCTTGGGCCTGGGAATGTTGGGTCTACTTAGCCTGGCCGTGGGACTGGTTGGTTTCTTTCAGCCTATTGTGGCCTACGGTATCACTATTGCCCTAAGCGTAATATTTGCTCCACAGATAGCCCGCCTTTTCCGTCAGTGGCGGCGCTGGCGGCCCCAAAATTTTCCTCCGCTATGGCCGGCGATCTACTGTTTACTTATTGCCTCATTCGTTTTGTTCATCGCCTTGCTGCCGCCCACCGATTGGGACGGACTCTTCTATCACCTCACCGGCCCCAAACTCTACCTGCAAGCCGGAAGCATTATTGGCGGCATTGATATTCCGCATCTTAATTTTCCCTCGTTGATGGAAATGCTCTTTGCCTGGGCCATGCTTCTGCGTGGCGATATCGCCGCCAAGTTATTGCACGCCTGTTTTGGTTTCTTGCTGGCAGGTTTGGTTTATCTCACCGCGTGCCGCTTTTTAAACAAAAAGGCAGGCTGGTTAGCCGTTCTCATCTTTGCCGGTATGCCAATGGTCAGTATCCTGGCCGGCTGGGCCTACAACGACCTGGCCCTGGCCTTTTACCAGTTTGCCGCGCTGTATGCCTTTATTTCTTGGAAAAACAGCGAATCATCAGCAAATCACAAATCGCAAATTGGCGAGAGTAACCAAAGGGAGCAGGCAAGTGGGGCAGGAACCAAACAGTTCACAATTTACAATTTACAATTCACAATTAATAATTCGCCGTTTTCTTGGCTCATTTTCAGTGGAGTTTTCGCCGGGCTGGCCATGGGGTTAAAGTACACCGGTTTTGTCACCCCCTTGGTCATCGGTGGACTTATCCTTTGGTATACCTATCGAGATTCACCCGTCACGTCTCGCGTCTCACGTCTTACGCGCCACGCGTTACGTTCTATTACCAATTTGGCCGTTTTTATCCTGCCCGCTTTATTAGTCGCCCTCCCCTGGTACCTCAAAAATTGGACCTTTACCGGCAACCCGGTTTATCCATTTTTGTACCACTTGTTTGGCGGTCAATACTGGGACAGTTTTCGCGCCGATTGGTATGCGGCTGCCGGTACGGGCATTGGCTGGCAACCCATAGATTTTCAAAGCATTAGTTCAAAATTATTACCTACAGGGACGGATATCAGTCTCTCCTCTACTCAGGAGCACTATCTAAACCTTGCTATAACTTTGTTAACTCTACCCTGGTTGCTCACCTTAGGGGTACGTGATATGAATTTCTGGGATGGACGGGCCGGCCCGCTTCTTTTGGTTTTTCTACCGTTGATTGTGTGGGCGGGTTTTTCGCGGCGTTCTGCTCATCGCCCGGTTGCCTCTGGCCCATTGCTGATTTACGCCCTGGCTTACTTTGCCTTTTGGACATTAGGCGTGGTTTGGTCCCGCTCGCTGTGGCAATCTCGACTGTTGCTACCCGCCTTGGTAGTCTTGGCTCCGGTTGTGGGATGGTTGTGGGCCGGCTTGTCCAACTTTGATTTGCCCCATTTTTCGTTACGTCGCTTTGTCAATATTGTCATTGGCCTGACTCTGGCCCTGACCGTGATGGATGTGGGGTTGTTTACGCTTAAGGTTAACCCTTTGCCCTACCTGGTAGGGTTGGAAACGCGGGACGCTTATCTCACCCGGCGATTAGGACCCCATCATGTCACAATGCAGAAAATCAACCAAGTTTTGCCTGCTGAAGCAACCATTGTTTTTTTATGGGAACCGCGCAGTTACTACTGCCAGCGAGATTGCCGGCCTGACAGCATTTTGGATACGTTCCCGCATCTGGTTCAGCAATACGGTTCTGCCGCAGCCATTGCCCGGGCCTGGCAACAGGCCGGGGTAACGCACGTACTCCTTCATCGTTCCGGTTTGCAGTTTGTATTGCATGAGTCGCCGGAAGTGGTTGATAAAACCGTGCTGGCCGCTTTAGAAACTCATTTTTTGCGGCCCGTGTTTGAGGTAGCCGGCGCGTATCAGGTTTATGAGGTGGTGGAAGTACCATGA